From Lolium perenne isolate Kyuss_39 chromosome 5, Kyuss_2.0, whole genome shotgun sequence, a single genomic window includes:
- the LOC127298888 gene encoding putative chloride channel-like protein CLC-g: MASTAPREDIVMEDEEQRPPLARALLHRSATNNISQVAMVGSKACPIESLDYEIIENDLFDQNWRTRAKADQVRYVVLKWTFCFAIGILTGVVGFLINLAVENVAGLKHSAVSTLMESSSYWTAFFVFAGTNLALLLFATAITASISPAAGGSGIPEVKAYLNGVDAPNIFSLKTLAVKVIGNIAAVSSSLHVGKAGPMVHTGACIAAIFGQGGSRKYGLTWRWLRYFKNDRDRRDLVTIGAGAGVTAAFRAPVGGVLFALESLCSWWRSALLWRSFFTTAVVAVVLRLFIDLCGTGSCGMFGKGGLVMYDVSTLFDDLMTYHLKDIPTVILIGVIGALLGALYNFLMKNVLRIYNVINERGRVHQLLLAAAVSILTSCCLFGLPWFAPCRPCPTEPGAPNGSCGSLNRFRQFHCPPDHYNDLASLFLNINDDAIRNLYTTGTNDVYHPGSMIAFFIASYIFGILSYGVVAPSGLFVPIILTGATYGRLVAMLLGNHSDLDHGLVAILGSASFLGGTLRMTVSVCVIILELTNNLLLLPLIMLVLLISKTVADSFNSSIYDLILQLKGLPHLDGHAEPYTRQLAVGDVVTGPLRSFNGVEKVGHVMHILRTTRHHAFPVIDEPPFATAPVLYGLVLRAHLLVLLKKREFLPVQERYPKEYNIEARFEAQDFDKRGSGKQDTIDDVELSAEEMEMYVDLHPFTNASPYTVVETMSLAKALILFREVGLRHLLVVPKACDRSPVVGILTRHDFMPEHILGLHPVLLGSRWKRLRWQKGAVTKYFRSLIVSLANTG; this comes from the exons ATGGCCTCCACTGCTCCTCGGGAGGACATTGTGATGGAGGACGAGGAGCAACGCCCACCCCTGGCGCGGGCTCTCCTCCACCGCAGCGCCACCAACAACATCTCTCAGGTGGCCATGGTCGGCTCCAAAGCATGCCCCATCGAGAGCCTGGACTACGA GATTATAGAGAATGATCTCTTCGATCAGAACTGGAGGACGAGAGCCAAAGCTGACCAGGTCCGGTACGTGGTCCTGAAATGGACCTTCTGCTTCGCCATCGGGATCCTCACCGGCGTCGTCGGCTTCCTCATCAACCTCGCCGTCGAGAACGTCGCCGGTCTCAAGCACTCTGCCGTGTCCACCCTCATGGAATCCAGCAG CTACTGGACAGCCTTCTTCGTGTTTGCCGGCACCAACCTGGCCCTGCTGCTGTTCGCGACGGCGATCACGGcgtccatctcgccggcggccggaggatcgGGGATCCCGGAGGTGAAGGCCTACCTCAACGGCGTGGACGCACCCAACATCTTCTCGCTCAAGACCCTCGCTGTCAAG GTCATCGGTAACATAGCCGCTGTTTCGTCATCGCTGCACGTCGGCAAGGCTGGGCCAATGGTGCACACGGGCGCATGCATTGCCGCCATCTTCGGCCAGGGCGGCTCACGCAAGTACGGCCTCACCTGGCGCTGGCTACGCTACTTCAAGAACGACCGGGACCGCCGTGACCTTGTGACCATCGGTGCCGGCGCCGGTGTCACCGCCGCATTTCGGGCGCCGGTCGGAGGCGTCCTGTTCGCTCTCGAATCCCTCTGCTCGTG GTGGCGGAGCGCGCTGCTCTGGCGTTCGTTCTTCacgacggcggtggtggcggtggtgctgcGGCTGTTCATCGATCTTTGTGGGACGGGGAGTTGCGGGATGTTCGGCAAGGGTGGGCTGGTCATGTACGACGTGAGCACCCTGTTCGACGACCTCATGACGTACCATCTCAAGGACATCCCCACTGTCATCCTCATCGGCGTCATCGGTGCCCTCCTCGGTGCCCTCTACAACTTCCTCATGAAGAATGTACTTCGCATCTACAACGTCATCAACGA GAGAGGGCGTGTGCACCAGCTGCTGCTGGCGGCAGCCGTGTCCATCCTGACGTCGTGCTGCCTGTTCGGCCTTCCCTGGTTCGCTCCATGCCGGCCCTGCCCCACGGAGCCGGGGGCGCCCAACGGCTCCTGCGGTTCCCTGAACCGGTTCCGGCAGTTCCACTGCCCACCAGACCACTACAACGACCTGGCCAGCCTCTTCCTCAACATCAACGACGACGCCATCCGCAACCTCTACACCACCGGCACCAACGACGTCTACCACCCAGGCTCCATGATCGCCTTCTTTATTGCCTCCTACATTTTCGGCATACTCAGCTACGGCGTCGTCGCACCATCGGGCCTCTTCGTCCCCATCATCCTCACTGGCGCCACCTACGGTCGCCTCGTAGCCATGCTGCTCGGGAACCACTCCGACCTGGACCATGGCCTCGTCGCCATTCTAGGCTCCGCGTCCTTCCTCGGCGGCACGCTCCGAATGACGGTGTCCGTGTGCGTCATCATCCTGGAGCTCACCAACAACCTGCTCCTCCTGCCGCTCATCATGCTGGTGCTGCTCATCTCCAAGACCGTCGCCGACTCCTTCAACTCCAGCATCTACGACCTCATCCTGCAGCTCAAGGGCCTGCCGCACCTCGACGGCCACGCCGAGCCCTACACGCGGCAGCTCGCCGTCGGGGATGTGGTGACCGGCCCGCTGCGCAGCTTCAACGGCGTGGAGAAGGTTGGCCACGTCATGCACATCCTCCGGACCACGAGGCACCATGCGTTCCCGGTCATCGACGAGCCGCCCTTCGCCACGGCGCCAGTGCTCTACGGGCTGGTGCTCAGGGCGCACCTGCTGGTTcttctgaagaagagggagttcctGCCGGTGCAGGAGCGGTACCCAAAGGAATACAACATCGAGGCCAGGTTCGAGGCGCAGGACTTCGACAAGCGGGGATCCGGGAAGCAGGACACCATCGACGACGTGGAGCTGTCGGCAGAGGAGATGGAGATGTACGTCGACCTGCACCCATTCACCAACGCGTCGCCCTACACTGTCGTCGAAACCATGTCACTGGCCAAGGCTCTCATCCTCTTCCGGGAGGTCGGACTGCGCCACCTCCTCGTCGTGCCAAAGGCCTGCGAT AGGTCACCGGTGGTTGGGATCCTGACGAGGCACGACTTCATGCCGGAGCACATCCTGGGGCTACACCCTGTTCTGCTCGGCAGCCGgtggaagcggctccggtggcaaAAGGGCGCCGTCACCAAGTACTTCCGCTCGCTCATCGTCTCGCTCGCCAACACCGGCTGA
- the LOC127298889 gene encoding anaphase-promoting complex subunit 11-like gives MKVKVLQWHAVASWTWDAQDETCGICRMAFDGCCPDCKFPGDDCPIIWGACNHAFHLHCILKWVNSQTSTPLCPMCRREWQFKG, from the coding sequence ATGAAGGTGAAGGTTCTGCAGTGGCACGCGGTGGCTTCATGGACATGGGACGCGCAGGACGAGACGTGCGGCATATGCAGGATGGCGTTTGACGGCTGCTGCCCTGACTGCAAGTTCCCCGGGGACGACTGCCCGATCATCTGGGGCGCCTGCAACCACGCCTTCCACCTCCACTGCATTCTCAAGTGGGTGAATTCCCAGACGTCGACGCCCCTTTGCCCCATGTGCCGCAGGGAGTGGCAGTTCAAGGGCTAA
- the LOC127298887 gene encoding OVARIAN TUMOR DOMAIN-containing deubiquitinating enzyme 5 translates to MEETLAAAAPAAAPEQPAPETLEEVMSRHRKEKSKLQDKETNLKKAAAKGSKAEQKAKKKQVEEEISRLSAELEAKHAAELASFGYKAEGSSQKGNLDTLVKAIAGVSVSSNADSAKQPGKAARRREKKAKEEAAREQRIQEEQTNLVSDRMVEDEKLEKRLEPLGLTIHEIKPDGHCLYRAIENQLSLHSKGTTQYSHQELRQMTAKYMREHAADFLPFFLSEGKAEAGPDPSESFESYCEEIESTAAWGGQLELGALTHCLKKHIVVYSGSFPDVEMGKEYNKKLEAGGDPSIRLSYHRHAYGLGEHYNSVIPAELEA, encoded by the exons ATggaagaaaccctagccgccgccgcccccgccgccgcgccggagcagccggcgccggagacgctcGAGGAGGTCATGTCCAGGCACAG GAAAGAGAAATCCAAACTCCAGGATAAGGAAACAAACCTCAAGAAAGCAGCTGCCAAAggcagcaaagctgagcagaaggCGAAGAAAAAGCAGGTGGAGGAAGAGATATCACGCCTCTCAGCTGAATTGGAGGCGAAGCATGCTGCAGAGCTTGCTTCTTTTGGGTACAAGGCTGAAGGCAGCTCTCAGAAGGGGAACCTTGACACCTTAGTGAAGGCTATAGCTGGTGTTTCTGTCTCCAGCAATGCAGATTCCGCAAAGCAGCCTGGGAAGGCTGcacgacggcgagagaagaaggCAAAGGAGGAAGCTGCTCGCGAGCAGCGAATTCAAGAAGAACAAACCAATCTCGTGAGTGATCGCATGGTAGAAGACGAGAAACTTGAAAAGAGGCTCGAGCCCTTGGGGCTGACCATTCATGAGATAAAGCCAGATGGCCACTGCTTGTACCGTGCTATTGAGAACCAGCTGTCGCTCCATTCCAAAGGCACTACACAGTACAGTCACCAGGAGCTACGGCAAATGACAGCCAAGTACATGAGAGAGCATGCGGCAGATTTCCTTCCATTTTTCCTTTCAGAGGGCAAAGCTGAGGCTGGACCAGATCCTTCCGAGAGCTTCGAGAGCTACTGTGAGGAGATCGAATCCACCGCTGCTTGGGGCGGGCAACTTGAGCTCGGTGCTCTCACACACTGCCTAAAGAAGCACATCGTGGTCTACTCGGGCTCATTTCCAGATGTAGAGATGGGCAAAGAGTACAACAAGAAGCTGGAAGCAGGAGGTGACCCTAGCATCAGGCTTTCCTACCACAGGCATGCCTATGGTCTAGGCGAGCACTACAACTCAGTGATCCCTGCTGAGTTGGAAGCCTGA